In a single window of the Micromonospora sp. WMMD1155 genome:
- a CDS encoding ribonuclease HII, with the protein MLTPPRTVVRREAGLYALERALQRRGFRHVAGADEAGRGACAGPLVAAAAVLPEGRRGEIEGLADSKLLTPTSRERVYAEVVDRALAYAVVVIPADEVDARGLHVCNLAAMRRALASLTTRPEYVLTDGFGVDGLGVPGLAVWKGDRVAACVAAASVLAKVTRDRIMVELDETFPAYGFAEHKGYITPEHSAALREHGPCREHRFSYVNVAAVSGRDGRPPRARRPGGHASEEPMERSGASGGTVGVALGEQPRPPAPVGEDVAMEGGVR; encoded by the coding sequence GTGCTGACCCCGCCGCGCACCGTCGTGCGCCGCGAGGCCGGTCTCTACGCGCTGGAACGAGCGCTACAGCGGCGTGGGTTCCGGCACGTCGCCGGTGCCGACGAGGCGGGCCGGGGCGCGTGCGCGGGTCCGCTGGTCGCCGCCGCGGCGGTGCTGCCCGAAGGGCGGCGCGGCGAGATCGAGGGGTTGGCCGATTCGAAGCTGCTCACCCCGACCAGCCGGGAACGGGTGTACGCGGAGGTCGTGGACCGGGCGCTCGCGTACGCCGTGGTGGTCATCCCGGCCGACGAGGTCGACGCCCGGGGGCTGCACGTGTGCAACCTGGCGGCGATGCGTCGGGCGCTCGCCTCGCTGACCACCCGACCGGAGTACGTGCTCACCGACGGCTTCGGCGTGGACGGCCTGGGCGTGCCCGGCCTGGCCGTGTGGAAGGGCGACCGGGTGGCCGCGTGCGTGGCGGCGGCCAGTGTGCTCGCCAAGGTCACCCGGGACCGGATCATGGTGGAGTTGGACGAGACGTTCCCGGCGTACGGGTTCGCCGAGCACAAGGGCTACATCACCCCGGAGCACTCCGCGGCGCTGCGGGAGCACGGGCCGTGCCGGGAGCACCGCTTCTCGTACGTCAACGTCGCCGCGGTCTCCGGCCGCGACGGTCGGCCGCCGCGCGCCCGACGGCCCGGCGGCCACGCCTCGGAAGAGCCGATGGAGCGCTCCGGGGCATCAGGGGGTACCGTCGGCGTGGCGTTGGGCGAGCAGCCTCGGCCTCCGGCGCCGGTGGGGGAAGATGTGGCCATGGAAGGCGGAGTGCGATGA
- a CDS encoding YraN family protein, translating into MTKRNQAVGAYGERCAVRHLTEAGLRPVAQNWRCPSGEIDIIAWDGPVLAFCEVKTRRGDDFGTPAEAVVPAKARRLRGLAARWLTETGTTAEEVRFDVLSVRLPDAGPAQVEHLKGAF; encoded by the coding sequence ATGACGAAGCGGAACCAGGCGGTCGGCGCGTACGGGGAGCGGTGCGCCGTCCGACACCTGACCGAGGCGGGGCTGCGCCCGGTCGCCCAGAACTGGCGCTGCCCCTCCGGGGAGATCGACATCATCGCCTGGGACGGGCCGGTGCTCGCCTTCTGCGAGGTGAAGACCCGCCGGGGCGACGATTTCGGCACCCCGGCCGAGGCTGTCGTGCCGGCCAAGGCCCGTCGGCTGCGAGGGCTTGCCGCGCGCTGGTTGACCGAGACCGGTACGACCGCCGAGGAGGTGCGCTTCGACGTGCTGTCGGTGCGACTACCGGATGCCGGGCCGGCGCAGGTCGAGCACCTCAAGGGAGCGTTCTGA
- a CDS encoding sulfite oxidase, translating to MTTLDDRTTSPADRAEGSGPAVSDVSGPSRLAEPDEAISAEELQLAARNHGIPLEALRYDVTPAGLHYLLIHYDIPEVDPATHALTVGGAVDRPLTVGLADLRERPRVTRQVTLECAGNGRALLHPRPVSQPWLVEAVGNAEWTGTPLAPLLREAGLGPDAVDVVFTGADHGVERGVEQDYQRALPVADALREEVLLAYEMNGAPLLPQHGAPLRLIVPGWYGMAHVKWLRSIEVRTEPFEGYQNAVAYRVRRDADDPGVPVTRIEPRALVRPPGFPDFMSRRRVLRPGPCTVDGRAWSGHAPVVSVEVTTDGGRSWASAELDPAEAGEFAWRRWRYEWAAAPGRYVLGARATDASGRTQPVEQPWNRGGFANNLVQRVEVVVPAE from the coding sequence ATGACCACTCTCGATGACCGGACGACGTCCCCCGCGGACCGCGCCGAAGGTTCCGGCCCGGCGGTCTCCGACGTGAGCGGCCCGTCCCGGCTCGCGGAACCGGACGAGGCGATCAGCGCCGAGGAGTTGCAGCTCGCCGCGCGTAACCACGGGATCCCGTTGGAGGCGTTGCGCTACGACGTCACCCCGGCCGGGTTGCACTACCTGCTGATCCACTACGACATTCCGGAGGTCGACCCGGCGACGCACGCGCTGACCGTCGGTGGCGCGGTGGACCGGCCGCTGACGGTCGGCCTCGCCGACCTGCGCGAGCGGCCACGGGTCACCCGGCAGGTGACCCTGGAGTGCGCCGGCAACGGCCGCGCCCTGCTGCACCCCCGGCCGGTGAGTCAGCCGTGGTTGGTCGAGGCGGTCGGCAACGCCGAGTGGACGGGCACTCCGCTGGCTCCGCTGCTGCGCGAGGCGGGTCTCGGGCCGGACGCTGTCGACGTGGTCTTCACCGGCGCCGACCACGGCGTCGAGCGCGGGGTCGAGCAGGATTACCAGCGGGCGCTGCCGGTGGCCGACGCGCTGCGCGAGGAGGTCCTGCTGGCGTACGAGATGAACGGCGCTCCCCTGCTGCCCCAGCACGGCGCGCCGCTGCGGCTGATCGTGCCCGGCTGGTACGGCATGGCGCACGTGAAGTGGCTGCGCTCGATCGAGGTCCGGACCGAACCGTTCGAGGGTTACCAGAACGCGGTGGCGTACCGGGTGCGGCGGGACGCCGACGACCCGGGCGTGCCGGTCACCCGGATCGAGCCGCGTGCGCTGGTCCGCCCGCCCGGCTTCCCCGACTTCATGTCCCGCCGCCGGGTGCTGCGCCCCGGCCCGTGCACCGTCGACGGTCGGGCCTGGTCCGGGCACGCCCCGGTGGTGTCGGTCGAGGTGACGACCGACGGTGGGCGGAGCTGGGCGTCGGCCGAGTTGGACCCGGCGGAGGCTGGGGAGTTCGCCTGGCGGCGCTGGCGGTACGAGTGGGCCGCGGCCCCGGGCCGGTACGTGCTGGGGGCCCGGGCGACCGACGCGTCCGGGCGCACCCAGCCGGTCGAGCAGCCGTGGAACCGTGGCGGTTTCGCCAACAACCTGGTGCAGCGGGTCGAGGTCGTGGTGCCGGCCGAGTGA
- a CDS encoding acyltransferase has translation MTKTVLGAARARLASPLGARELDLDVVRGVAILLAVGWHLAGKPTGNPVSDVMLLPTRTFGWAGVDLFFVLSGFLVGRLIFREQVRTGGFDAGRFLLRRAFKLWPVYYLFIAFLMITHPWDPWQFLPQTIHVQNYTQTKPPHLWSLAVEEHFYLAAALLLPIAFRRRVRPQTLVKVIFGIMVATLVGRVIAVQIDTKPVLIQQLTHFRVDAMLAGMLLAVASVYYTELFDRIVAWKWLWLGGTVLGIAWLWTNNKNSDHGASFGYSVAYLSSASFLLLLYRAEWVVRFRAVLRPIGTLGIYSYAIYLTHVSAAEYVNQAVVRVAPWVNETPLRLAVLYAGVFVIAVVLTRAVEWPALKLRDRLIPPRARAVPPVPPEEATRPEEATQPHTALDGPTQQLPFVANR, from the coding sequence GTGACGAAGACCGTGCTTGGCGCCGCCCGGGCGCGCCTCGCCTCGCCGCTAGGCGCGCGCGAGCTCGACCTCGACGTCGTACGCGGCGTCGCCATCCTCCTCGCGGTGGGATGGCACCTCGCCGGCAAACCCACGGGTAATCCCGTCAGCGACGTCATGCTGCTGCCCACCCGCACATTCGGCTGGGCCGGAGTCGACCTCTTCTTCGTACTGTCCGGGTTCCTGGTCGGCCGGTTGATCTTCCGCGAGCAGGTCCGCACCGGAGGGTTCGACGCGGGCCGGTTCCTGCTACGCCGAGCATTCAAGCTGTGGCCGGTCTACTACCTGTTCATCGCATTCCTCATGATCACCCACCCCTGGGATCCGTGGCAGTTCCTGCCGCAGACCATCCACGTGCAGAACTACACGCAAACCAAGCCCCCGCACCTCTGGTCGCTTGCCGTAGAGGAGCACTTCTACCTCGCGGCCGCACTGCTCCTGCCGATCGCGTTCCGCCGCCGCGTTCGGCCGCAGACCCTCGTCAAGGTCATATTCGGCATCATGGTGGCCACGCTCGTCGGCCGTGTCATCGCGGTCCAGATCGACACGAAACCCGTGCTGATCCAGCAGCTCACCCACTTCCGCGTCGACGCCATGCTCGCCGGCATGCTCCTGGCCGTCGCCTCCGTCTACTACACCGAGCTGTTCGACCGCATCGTGGCCTGGAAATGGCTCTGGCTCGGCGGCACCGTGCTCGGCATAGCCTGGCTCTGGACCAACAACAAGAACTCCGACCACGGCGCCAGCTTCGGCTACTCCGTCGCGTACCTCAGTTCCGCGTCCTTTCTGCTGCTGCTCTACCGGGCCGAGTGGGTGGTCCGTTTCCGGGCCGTTCTGCGCCCGATCGGCACGCTCGGTATCTACTCGTACGCGATCTACCTCACCCATGTCTCCGCGGCCGAATACGTCAACCAGGCCGTGGTCAGGGTCGCGCCCTGGGTCAACGAGACCCCACTCCGGCTGGCCGTGCTCTACGCCGGCGTCTTCGTCATCGCGGTGGTGCTTACCCGCGCCGTCGAGTGGCCCGCGCTCAAGCTCCGCGATCGTCTGATTCCGCCGCGGGCACGTGCCGTGCCGCCGGTGCCGCCGGAGGAGGCGACGCGGCCGGAGGAGGCGACGCAGCCACACACCGCGCTCGACGGACCCACTCAGCAGCTACCGTTCGTCGCCAACCGGTGA
- the rpsB gene encoding 30S ribosomal protein S2, which translates to MAVVTMRQLLESGVHFGHQTRRWNPKMKRFIMTERNGIYIIDLRQTLDYIEKAYEFVRGTVAEGGSILFVGTKKQAQEAIAEQATRVGQPYVNHRWLGGMLTNFQTVYKRLQRMKELEGLGDLSGTAAGYTKKETLQLSREKIKLTRTLGGLRDMQKLPAAVWIVDTKKEHIAVDEARKLGIPVIAVLDTNCDPDEVDFPIPGNDDAIRSAELLTKVVAAAVADGLIARSGRRRGNDEKPEGVASDEPLTEWERELLEPKKADESAEQAAATPEQPAQAATEQPAAATAE; encoded by the coding sequence ATGGCCGTCGTGACCATGCGCCAGCTGCTGGAGAGCGGTGTCCACTTCGGGCACCAGACCCGGCGCTGGAACCCGAAGATGAAGCGCTTCATCATGACCGAGCGCAACGGCATCTACATCATCGACCTGCGCCAGACCCTCGACTACATCGAGAAGGCGTACGAGTTCGTGCGTGGAACCGTCGCCGAGGGCGGCAGCATCCTGTTCGTCGGCACCAAGAAGCAGGCCCAGGAAGCGATCGCCGAGCAGGCGACCCGGGTCGGCCAGCCGTACGTCAACCACCGCTGGCTCGGTGGCATGCTGACCAACTTCCAGACGGTGTACAAGCGGCTCCAGCGGATGAAGGAGCTGGAGGGCCTGGGTGACCTCAGCGGCACCGCCGCCGGTTACACCAAGAAGGAGACCCTGCAACTCTCCCGCGAGAAGATCAAGCTGACCCGCACGCTCGGTGGTCTGCGGGACATGCAGAAGCTTCCCGCCGCGGTCTGGATCGTCGACACCAAGAAGGAGCACATCGCCGTCGACGAGGCCCGCAAGCTGGGCATCCCGGTGATCGCGGTGCTGGACACCAACTGCGACCCGGACGAGGTCGACTTCCCGATCCCGGGCAACGACGACGCGATCCGCTCGGCCGAGCTGCTGACCAAGGTCGTCGCCGCCGCCGTCGCGGATGGTCTGATCGCGCGTTCCGGCCGTCGCCGGGGCAACGACGAGAAGCCCGAGGGTGTCGCGAGCGACGAGCCGCTGACCGAGTGGGAGCGCGAGCTGCTCGAGCCGAAGAAGGCTGACGAGTCGGCCGAGCAGGCCGCTGCCACCCCGGAGCAGCCGGCGCAGGCCGCCACCGAGCAGCCGGCGGCCGCCACCGCGGAGTGA
- a CDS encoding M23 family metallopeptidase has protein sequence MRQPSVRSIRRTALLCAAVPLALTVQLCGLAVLVAAVPGQPPSAVVPVPVAAVAGVGSERFRWPLDGPPRPVRRFDPPPEPWLSGHRGVDLAASAGAVVRSAGPGTVLFAGLVAGRPVVTVGHAGGLRTTHEPVQPGVRPGQAVATGAPLGELLPGHPGCPADVCLHWGLRRGEEYLDPLALLGLGPVRLLPVGEPSANAVR, from the coding sequence ATGCGACAGCCATCGGTCCGTTCGATCCGCCGTACCGCGCTGCTCTGCGCCGCCGTGCCACTCGCGCTGACCGTGCAGCTCTGCGGTCTGGCGGTGCTTGTCGCGGCGGTCCCCGGCCAGCCACCCTCAGCCGTCGTACCGGTGCCTGTCGCCGCCGTGGCGGGCGTCGGGTCGGAGCGCTTCCGCTGGCCACTCGACGGGCCACCGCGACCGGTGCGCCGCTTCGACCCGCCACCCGAGCCGTGGCTGTCCGGCCATCGGGGCGTCGACCTGGCCGCCTCGGCCGGGGCTGTGGTCCGCAGTGCCGGGCCGGGCACCGTTCTCTTCGCCGGCCTGGTGGCCGGCCGACCGGTGGTCACCGTGGGGCATGCCGGTGGGCTGCGAACCACCCACGAGCCCGTGCAACCCGGGGTACGCCCCGGTCAGGCGGTCGCCACCGGCGCACCGCTGGGCGAGCTGCTGCCCGGCCACCCGGGTTGCCCGGCGGATGTGTGCCTGCACTGGGGCCTGCGCCGGGGCGAGGAGTACCTGGACCCGCTCGCCCTGCTCGGCCTCGGCCCGGTGCGCCTGCTGCCGGTCGGCGAACCTTCTGCCAATGCCGTTCGGTAG
- a CDS encoding DNA-processing protein DprA, which yields MSADDESRLARVALTWLAEPGTRAVHRLVERLGPVATLNLLLDGGSPDGWLHSTVAARLAGGDARTVAAEAIERADRLGARLVTPDDEEWPTRVADLAKLRLPDVSRRVDGETAPPLCFWVRGAWPLGEALDRSVAVVGARAATGYGQHVATELGYGLAERDWTVVSGGAFGIDAAAHRGALNAGGLTVAVLACGLDRPYPVGNTALFDRIADTGLLVSEWPPGADPLRPRFLIRNRVIAAGTVGTVLVEASARSGATQTARRAVHTGRVAMVVPGPVTSAMSVGAHEFLRDNPKTRLVTGVAHVLEEVGRIGVDLAPPARGPQRPADMLDEDARSLLEALPRRGGWGVDQLATRAGVDVRTALRKLSLLEELSLVVRRHDGYSLAPPVRAKRGAVAEGSGPT from the coding sequence ATGAGCGCCGACGACGAGAGCAGACTCGCCCGGGTGGCGTTGACCTGGCTGGCCGAGCCGGGCACCCGCGCGGTTCACCGGCTGGTCGAACGACTCGGGCCGGTGGCCACCCTGAACCTCCTGCTCGACGGGGGCAGCCCGGACGGCTGGCTGCACAGCACGGTCGCCGCCCGGCTGGCCGGCGGCGACGCCCGCACGGTGGCTGCCGAGGCGATAGAGCGCGCGGACCGGCTCGGTGCCCGACTGGTCACGCCGGACGACGAGGAGTGGCCGACCCGCGTCGCCGACCTTGCCAAGCTGCGCCTGCCCGACGTCTCCCGGCGAGTGGACGGTGAGACCGCCCCACCGCTCTGCTTCTGGGTACGCGGAGCCTGGCCGCTGGGCGAGGCGCTGGATCGTTCGGTGGCCGTGGTCGGGGCGCGGGCGGCCACCGGGTATGGCCAGCACGTCGCCACTGAGTTGGGGTACGGGCTGGCCGAGCGGGACTGGACAGTCGTGTCGGGTGGGGCGTTCGGCATCGACGCCGCCGCTCACCGGGGAGCCCTCAACGCCGGCGGTCTGACTGTCGCGGTGCTCGCCTGTGGGCTGGACCGGCCGTACCCGGTGGGCAACACCGCGCTCTTCGACCGGATCGCCGACACCGGGCTGCTGGTCAGCGAATGGCCGCCCGGCGCCGATCCACTGCGGCCCCGGTTCCTGATCCGCAACCGGGTGATCGCGGCGGGCACCGTGGGCACCGTCCTGGTCGAGGCGTCGGCGCGCAGTGGCGCCACCCAGACCGCGCGGCGAGCCGTCCACACCGGTCGGGTGGCCATGGTGGTGCCCGGGCCGGTGACGTCGGCGATGTCCGTCGGCGCGCACGAGTTCCTCCGCGACAATCCCAAGACCCGGCTGGTCACCGGGGTGGCACACGTGCTCGAGGAGGTGGGCCGGATCGGCGTGGACCTGGCCCCGCCGGCGCGGGGCCCGCAGCGGCCCGCCGACATGCTCGACGAAGACGCGCGCTCACTGCTGGAGGCGCTCCCTCGCCGGGGCGGGTGGGGCGTGGATCAACTTGCCACCCGCGCCGGCGTCGACGTGCGGACCGCGTTACGCAAGCTGTCGCTTCTGGAGGAACTGTCCCTGGTGGTCCGCCGCCACGACGGATACTCCCTGGCCCCACCCGTTCGAGCGAAGCGCGGAGCGGTGGCGGAAGGGTCCGGGCCGACCTGA
- a CDS encoding tyrosine-type recombinase/integrase, with product MHQALPPALRDAVDDFAEHLSRVRNRSAHTVRAYVTDLVSLLDHAVRMGCVDLAELDLSVLRSWLARQRTTGAARTSLARRAASARAFSAWAHRAGLLSVDVGAALASPRAHRELPSVLRADQAAALVDAPGRRLTTTGTPEAPPDTRRTGTAPAATESESTAPAATESESTAPAATESESTGPARTDQATEPTSGAPQRTAVPLRDRVLLELLYATGVRVSEVCGLDVADVDHGRRVIRVFGKGGRERSVPYGVPAQQALDDWLRRGRPAMVNTHSGNALLLGARGGRLNPTTARQIVGAYAEAAGLPRTSPHGLRHSAATHLLEGGADLRAVQELLGHSSLASTQIYTHVSVERLRAAYRQAHPRA from the coding sequence ATGCACCAGGCACTACCGCCGGCGCTGCGCGACGCCGTCGACGACTTCGCCGAGCACCTGTCCCGGGTGCGGAACCGGTCGGCGCACACCGTCCGTGCGTACGTCACCGATCTGGTCTCGCTGCTCGACCACGCCGTTCGGATGGGCTGCGTCGACCTGGCCGAGCTGGACCTGTCGGTGCTGCGTAGTTGGCTGGCGCGGCAGCGCACCACAGGTGCGGCGCGCACCTCGTTGGCGCGGCGGGCCGCGTCGGCCCGGGCGTTCAGCGCGTGGGCGCACCGGGCCGGGCTGCTCTCCGTCGACGTCGGTGCGGCGCTGGCCAGCCCGCGTGCGCACCGGGAGTTGCCCAGCGTGCTGCGCGCCGACCAGGCCGCTGCCCTGGTCGATGCTCCGGGTCGGCGGTTGACCACCACCGGCACGCCCGAAGCCCCACCGGACACCCGCCGGACAGGGACCGCCCCGGCGGCCACGGAATCGGAGAGCACCGCCCCGGCGGCCACGGAATCGGAGAGCACCGCCCCGGCGGCCACGGAATCGGAGAGCACCGGCCCGGCGCGCACGGACCAGGCGACCGAGCCGACCTCGGGCGCACCACAGCGGACCGCGGTGCCGTTGCGGGACCGGGTGCTGCTGGAGCTGCTCTACGCCACCGGCGTACGGGTCAGTGAGGTCTGCGGGTTGGACGTCGCTGACGTCGACCACGGCCGACGGGTGATCCGGGTGTTCGGCAAGGGTGGACGGGAGCGCTCGGTGCCGTACGGGGTGCCCGCACAACAGGCGTTGGACGACTGGTTGCGGCGGGGCCGCCCGGCGATGGTGAACACCCACTCCGGAAACGCGCTGTTGTTGGGCGCCCGGGGCGGTCGGCTCAATCCGACGACCGCGCGGCAGATCGTCGGTGCGTACGCCGAGGCCGCCGGCCTGCCCCGGACGAGCCCGCACGGCCTCCGGCACTCGGCGGCCACCCACCTGCTCGAAGGTGGGGCGGACCTGCGCGCCGTGCAGGAGTTGCTGGGCCACTCGTCGCTCGCCAGCACACAGATCTACACGCACGTGTCGGTGGAGCGGCTGCGGGCCGCCTACCGGCAGGCCCACCCCCGCGCCTGA
- a CDS encoding aminotransferase class V-fold PLP-dependent enzyme: MSVPQPPEPIPGARLLFSLDPAVSHLNHGSFGAVPIGVQRAQQRLRDEMEANPLRFFTQGLVDRIAHTRRHLAGFLGADPDGSALVGNTTTGVAVVLQSIGLRPGDEVLSTDHGYGAVSLAIQRECRRTGAVSRVLPVPLTATDEQLVQIIRDGLRPGRTRLLVVDQLASATAKLFPTAAIVGVAREHGVPVLVDAAHAPGMLPTTVAGIGADFWVGNLHKWAYAPRGTALLAVAPQWRERIEPLVVSWEQESGFPARLEWQATLDYTPWLAAPAGLFTMRSLGVDRVRAHNAALAAYGQRVVGDALGVAPADLPDPGGPGVSLRLIPLPAGTAATIDAARALQTRIGERLAAEVAVMSWSGRGWLRLTGQVYNTADEYERLAARLPALLAQR, from the coding sequence GTGAGCGTCCCGCAGCCCCCTGAGCCGATCCCGGGCGCCCGCCTGCTCTTCTCCCTGGACCCGGCGGTAAGCCACCTCAACCACGGCTCGTTCGGCGCGGTCCCGATCGGCGTGCAGCGAGCCCAGCAGCGGCTGCGCGACGAGATGGAGGCCAACCCGCTGCGGTTCTTCACCCAGGGTCTGGTCGACCGGATCGCGCACACCCGACGGCATCTCGCCGGGTTCCTGGGTGCCGACCCGGACGGCAGCGCCCTGGTGGGCAACACCACCACCGGCGTCGCGGTGGTGCTGCAGTCCATCGGCCTGCGTCCCGGCGACGAGGTGCTCAGCACCGATCACGGGTACGGGGCGGTGAGCCTGGCCATCCAGCGCGAGTGCCGTCGTACCGGGGCGGTCAGCCGGGTCCTGCCGGTTCCACTGACGGCGACCGACGAGCAGCTCGTGCAGATCATCCGCGACGGCCTGCGCCCCGGGCGCACCCGACTGCTCGTCGTCGACCAGCTCGCCTCGGCGACCGCCAAGCTCTTCCCGACCGCCGCGATCGTCGGGGTGGCCCGCGAACACGGCGTGCCGGTGCTGGTGGACGCGGCACACGCCCCGGGGATGCTGCCCACGACGGTGGCCGGCATCGGTGCCGACTTCTGGGTGGGCAACCTGCACAAGTGGGCGTACGCCCCGCGCGGAACGGCCCTGCTGGCCGTGGCACCGCAGTGGCGGGAACGGATCGAGCCGCTGGTGGTCTCGTGGGAGCAGGAGTCGGGCTTCCCGGCCCGGCTCGAGTGGCAGGCGACCCTCGACTACACGCCCTGGTTGGCCGCCCCGGCGGGTCTGTTCACGATGCGCAGTCTCGGCGTGGACCGGGTGCGGGCACACAATGCGGCTCTCGCCGCGTACGGCCAGCGGGTGGTGGGGGACGCTCTGGGGGTGGCCCCCGCCGACCTGCCCGACCCCGGCGGGCCGGGGGTGTCTCTGCGCCTCATCCCGCTGCCGGCCGGGACTGCCGCCACGATCGACGCGGCGCGGGCGTTGCAGACGCGCATCGGCGAGCGGCTCGCCGCCGAGGTGGCGGTGATGAGCTGGAGCGGCCGGGGGTGGCTGCGGCTCACCGGTCAGGTGTACAACACCGCCGACGAGTACGAGCGGTTGGCCGCACGGCTGCCGGCGCTGCTCGCCCAGCGCTGA
- a CDS encoding YifB family Mg chelatase-like AAA ATPase: protein MSYAKVLCVGLVGVTGHLVEVEADLAAGLPAVVISGLPDTALHEARDRVRAAVVNSGQRWPNRRITLNLLPATLPKFGSAFDLAIAAALLGGSGELPLLPLDGVVVLGELGLDGTVRPVRGVLPMVAAAAQAGVERVIVPLGNAAEAAVIPGVRVRAVDHLHRLVSFVRDGTPLIEPPAATPTPALGGPDLADVAGQQVGRRALEVAAAGGHHIALLGPPGAGKTMLAERLPSILPELDDDAALEVTALHSVAGLLPPGGRLLRRPPFQAPHHTATVPSLVGGGSGLARPGAVSLAHRGVLFLDEAPEFSKGALEALRQPLEHGRIQLSRSGGGTVYPAQTQLVLAANPCPCAKPSGDAHCECSPLVRRRYLGRISGPLLDRIDVQVQLMPVRAADLMAADSDAEPSATVAARVAAARQAAATRWACLGRRLNAEVGGPHLRRPPWRLPAWVTAELRGRLDSGSLSARGFDRVIRMAWTITDLDGRDRPDLDDVREAIQLRTGETA, encoded by the coding sequence GTGAGCTACGCGAAGGTGCTCTGCGTGGGTCTGGTCGGCGTGACCGGCCACCTGGTCGAGGTGGAGGCGGACCTGGCAGCCGGCCTCCCGGCAGTGGTGATCTCCGGTCTGCCGGACACCGCCCTGCACGAGGCCCGCGACCGGGTCCGCGCCGCCGTCGTCAACTCCGGCCAACGATGGCCCAACCGGCGGATCACCCTCAACCTGCTGCCCGCCACGTTGCCGAAGTTCGGCTCGGCATTCGACCTGGCCATCGCGGCAGCTCTGCTCGGCGGTTCGGGTGAGCTGCCGCTGCTTCCTCTGGATGGTGTGGTGGTCCTCGGCGAGTTGGGGCTCGACGGCACGGTCAGGCCGGTGCGCGGCGTGCTCCCGATGGTCGCCGCCGCGGCCCAGGCCGGCGTCGAGCGGGTGATCGTCCCGCTCGGCAACGCCGCCGAGGCCGCCGTCATCCCCGGGGTACGGGTGCGAGCGGTGGACCACCTGCACCGGTTGGTCTCCTTCGTTCGCGACGGCACCCCGCTGATCGAGCCACCGGCGGCCACGCCGACACCGGCCCTCGGAGGTCCGGATCTGGCCGATGTCGCCGGGCAGCAGGTGGGCCGGCGCGCATTGGAGGTGGCCGCCGCCGGTGGGCACCACATCGCGCTGCTCGGCCCTCCGGGTGCCGGCAAGACGATGCTCGCCGAACGACTGCCGTCGATACTGCCCGAGCTGGACGACGACGCGGCGCTGGAGGTGACGGCACTGCACTCGGTCGCCGGGCTGCTGCCGCCGGGCGGTCGGCTGCTGCGACGCCCGCCGTTCCAGGCCCCGCACCATACGGCGACGGTGCCGTCGCTTGTCGGCGGCGGCTCGGGGCTGGCCCGGCCCGGCGCGGTGTCGTTGGCTCACCGAGGGGTGTTGTTTCTGGACGAGGCCCCAGAGTTCAGCAAGGGCGCGTTGGAGGCACTGCGTCAGCCCCTGGAGCACGGTCGCATCCAGCTGAGCCGCAGTGGAGGCGGCACCGTCTACCCGGCCCAGACCCAGTTGGTGCTGGCGGCCAACCCGTGCCCGTGCGCGAAACCGTCCGGCGACGCGCACTGCGAGTGCAGCCCGCTGGTCCGTCGCCGTTACCTGGGCCGGATCTCCGGGCCGCTGCTCGACCGCATCGACGTACAGGTGCAGCTGATGCCGGTGCGGGCGGCCGACCTGATGGCAGCAGACAGTGACGCCGAGCCGTCGGCGACGGTCGCGGCGCGGGTGGCGGCGGCACGACAGGCGGCGGCGACCCGCTGGGCGTGCCTCGGCCGCAGGCTCAACGCCGAGGTGGGAGGCCCCCACCTGCGTCGGCCGCCGTGGCGACTGCCCGCCTGGGTCACCGCGGAGCTCCGTGGCCGGCTCGACTCCGGCTCGCTGTCGGCACGTGGCTTCGATCGAGTCATCCGGATGGCCTGGACCATCACCGACCTGGACGGCCGAGATCGGCCAGACCTGGATGACGTCCGGGAAGCGATCCAACTCCGGACGGGAGAGACGGCATGA
- a CDS encoding DUF2469 domain-containing protein, protein MSAEDLEKYETEMELQLYREYRDIVRQFSYVVETERRFYLANQVDLHVRNSDGEVYFEVEMHDAWVWDMYRPARFVKNVRVMTFKDVNVEELEKPDISLPADSGFGG, encoded by the coding sequence ATGAGCGCGGAAGATCTCGAGAAGTACGAGACCGAGATGGAGCTGCAGCTCTACCGGGAGTACCGCGACATCGTCCGCCAATTCTCGTACGTGGTGGAGACGGAACGCCGGTTCTACCTGGCCAACCAGGTCGACCTGCACGTGCGTAACTCCGACGGCGAGGTCTACTTCGAGGTCGAGATGCACGACGCCTGGGTCTGGGACATGTATCGTCCCGCCCGCTTCGTGAAGAACGTCCGGGTGATGACCTTCAAGGACGTCAACGTCGAGGAGCTGGAGAAGCCCGACATCTCGCTGCCCGCCGACTCCGGCTTCGGCGGCTGA